A stretch of the Capsicum annuum cultivar UCD-10X-F1 chromosome 8, UCD10Xv1.1, whole genome shotgun sequence genome encodes the following:
- the LOC107879027 gene encoding uncharacterized protein LOC107879027, producing MAKTMNANRTNWERNLDNALWDYITSYKTTICDSPYQLVYDKDCHLPINIEHKAPWALNKLNLEWKDAAKSRLNNINELDEFLLWAYESSALYKEKIKLHHDHKMKKKVFNKGDEVLLYNSKLHLFPGNLRSWWYGPFTVIRVYPYGSLEFKRYGEPPFKVNCQRVKNYLRNIKDINEVANIEFNVDYVVKEITSFHDVKSRLYERAKKIRKYSRKLKRSSHTESL from the exons atggcgaagactatgaatgccaacaGGACTAATTGGGAAAGAAATTTAGATAATGCATTATGGGATTACATCACATCTTATAAAACCACCATATGTGACTCACCTTATCAGTTGGTGTATGATAAAGATTGCCACTTACCAATAAATATTGAGCATAAGGCACCATGGGCGTTAAATAAGTTGAATCTAGAGTGGAAGGATGCAGCCAAGTCAAGGTTGAACAATatcaatgagttggatgaattcctaCTCTGGGCATATGAAAGTTCAgcactttacaaggaaaagataaagTTGCATCACGatcacaaaatgaagaaaaaagtatTCAATAAGGGTGACGAAGTACTGCTCTATAATTCCAAGCTTCATTTGTTTCCAGGTAATCTAAGGTCATGGTGGTATGGTCCATTCACGGTGATAAGAGTCTATCCCTATGGTTCTTTAGAATTCAAGAGGTATGGTGAGCCCCCATTTAAGGTAAATTGTCAAAGAGTGAAGAACTACCTGAGAAATATAAAAGACATAAATGAAGTAGCTAATATTGAATTTAACGTAGACTATGTAGTCAAGGAAATTACGTCGttccatgatgttaaatcaagatTGTATGAGAG GgctaagaaaattagaaaatactcAAGGAAGTTGAAGAGAAGTAGTCATACAGAATCTTTATGA